The DNA sequence ttattattaatatatttaataataataaagtgttattattattaatcatttatcattatgagataataatatttaaaagatctgcagttaaTTCTTCAAGATAAGTGGTTGAGACTCttactgttacagataaaggattctgtcacataagatatttgagtatctgcaagattgtgatagtgggttatgaacacaactccttttaggaaaaggagttgtgggataaACACAacttcttttaggaaaaggagttgtgggaaaaatacaactccttttaggaaaaggatttgtgtgaaaacaaaagactgaaacatataaataccccttctatgaattgtggaaggtacgtgtttttgagaaaactcagtctaaaagattgcagattgtggagcacataatctatccatctttgagagagctagcactctagaaggatagaaaacgttcgtgtggataccatagagggtgttcgtttgaaaaggcagcactatcagtccaacattgtatcttctcaacgagattaacaggttagtctcatattcttcttgtgaattaaacgaagcactcggattctgggaaaggaaatcagagaaattttatttttccactgCGCCTTTGGTTTGTAATTATCTTGGaatttcccaacagtggtatcagaaccaacctgtgcttttcgtttaaattaattatgccgtgattgatattatatatgcgatatatgtttattagaatggtATGATAATTATAgatgaatgattggatcatttaaataattttaatttttattagaaaaattaaattaataaaaattaaaaaaaagaggaaaagattTTCCTGAAAACCGTGGAAGAGATTAACAGCTCTTGGGACATCTGGCGATGGCCTGATGATGCATGCCGTGCGCAGCTACAACATTTATGGCTGTTGAGATCGTCATCAGACGATCTTCTTGTTGTGGCCCATTGCAGGAACCGCCAATTGCTTAAGCATGGCTGGTGGCCGACGGGACACTGGCGGGGCGCAAGTGTTGCTCGTCTCTCCAGTGGCTAGTCTGGCCGACGAGTGCACAGTAACTTTCATGCGGCAGTTAGGGCTTTTACCCAAAATTACGATTTTGCccctgaaaataataataaaaaaataataataataataagaaaataattttttttaaaattattttcttttagtctttaaattagatttaaatgactatattttattattatttttagtctttaaatcatatttaaatgactatattttattagtatgagatactatgcatcattgtctatatatatatgtatgcatagtggatgttatgatatatatatatgcaagataaaataattaaaagttgaaccctcactctaaaattttatgttttaatgtcacccatatattaaaaacctatcaagactaagatcaccaaaatgcaggttttgccaaagcaaagtgcattaggttatcctagtaagataggatgattaatagttactcatttatttaattttggttgagcttaattaggctatcaaaacggttttgggcctaaggcattagatagagtataacatgcatttgacatatgatgtcaacacctcataatttaagagttacattagatgtaattggtgaTAAGCTAATACGTGGTCCCACCCGTGGAGAGAAAAACCCATATACCGTAACACATAGCTCTTTATCAAGACTCACCTTCCTCGAAAAAGTTGAGTCTTTACATAAAGTTACCATTAACAGGCATAATCTAGTAGATGACTGTTACGTCTATAATCACGGGATTTTCAATCAATCAAGCAGAGAAGATCTCTTACTAACAAGCCGGCCACATCATCACCGGATGTCTAAGAAATACTATAGTTAACTCTATCCTCTTACAGTAAAAAAGCCAACGATCACAGATACAAAGGGACTCAATTCttatacaactactcttgagttccaAAAAATTCTTTGTACTCACTCTATTCTtcagtttactaacttgagtGTCGGAGTAGCTGCTGTAGGCGCTAATCACcttacattctctttcttgcatgtttaaCCAATTGTGGCACAGCTCTATTTTCCAATTACATCATTTGATTCCATTGTTTGGAATTCCATTGAATTCTTTCTGTTTATTTGGACTAAAACTAGTCTCTTATccccttttctcttaaaaataaatcttttttttttctctcgaaATGGCTGGCAATTCATGAGCTGCTGCTAAGGTTTTTACCAACAAGAATACTATCATTTCTTTCACTTCTAGTAGTGAACAAAGCACACCCTCTATGATTAATGAAAGAGATCTCAACAATCTGAGTACTGAGCAAATACTCCGGTACGTTAGAATGATATAAGTTACTTTCGAGCAATGCAAAGCTCAGGAGGAGGTGTGACTCATGGCTCCCATGGGAAGGGAGAAAGCCTTTGTTGATACCTCAAGGACTCGGATAAGGGCAATCCAAACATAGTTCAAAGAGAAGGACAAGTTCAAGAAAGAGGAGTTATTAGATGATGCTCCAAAAGACATCGACTAGAAGCTAGTAAGGGCTGCTCAAAGGTACCGAGAAGGACAGGAAAAGGACAAAAGGATGAGCAAAAATTAAGACCAAAAGCCGAAGAAGCAAAGATATGAGGGAGACCGCAAAAATTACCCAGTCTCCCGAGGAAGGAATGACtgaggtaagtataagaattacactccACTAAATGACTCACAAACACACACTACAaaaaaaactgtgaaattgcgaccaaaattagcgaccaaattttttggtcgctatatAGCTACCAATCAGCGACTATTCTGCGACTgaatgaatgaaataatatttttatttaacaaaatgcttaacgaccaattttttgtcgttaattggtcgctatttagcgaccaaatataAAATGGTCGCTAATTTAGCGGGAATTAATGGCGCGAGTTATTAGCGACCATTTTTGCGACGAAATTGCGACAACTTTTTGGGCGGGGATATTTAGCGaccatatttagcgactaaaataattagtcgctaaatagcgaccaatcagcgaccattttatttttaaagttttaatttaatttttaattaaattttattttatttaaaattttaaattaaataatttcaattcggtatataaaacgacgtcgttttgacAATTTAAGGGATGCTCTAatctagggatgtaaacgggtagggtacccgtgaaaattaaactacccgaacccgaacctgatttatattagtaatattcgAACCCAttccgaacccgattaaaaattaatttaaactatccgaatccgttccaaacccgattattattatccgaataaaacccgaacccgtttaatcttatatattttaaataataatttatataaaaaatatttttcgttaataattttcatataacaaatataatatttctaaagaatatttaaatttaaatttttaaataaaaatatataaaaaaaatttataaatattattataaaatataatttttttatattagattaattatttatataaacggattCGGGTAGTGGGTACTCTGTACATAAAATCTGAATCTGATTCGAACCTGCAAcaggtattatttttaaaattaacccTAATTCCTAATCCCTAATTTGTAATCTCTAACCCTAATTCCTAATTAATCCctaattcataataaaattaaccgTAATCTATAATTCCTAATCCCGAATCCCTGATCCCTAATTCATAATccctaaccctaatccctaattttaatctctaaaatagcgatcaatcagcgaccattttatttttaaaattttaatttaatttttaaataaattttattttatttaaaattttaaattaagtattttcaattcggtatataaaacgacgtcgttttgacAATTTAAGGGATGCTCTAacctagggatgtaaacgggtagggtacccgtgaaaattaaactacccgaacccgaacccgatttatattagtaatatctgaACCCGTTtcgaacccgattaaaaattaatttaaactatccgaatccgtcccaaacccaattattattatccgaataaaacccgaacccgtttaatcttatatattttaattaataatttaaataaaaaatatttttcgttaataattttcatttaaaaaatataatatttctaaagaatatttaaatttaaatttttaaataaaaatatataaaaaaaatttataaatattattataaaatatattttttatattagattaattatttatataaatggattcgggtagtgggtaccctgtacataaaacccgaatccgatccgaacccgcaacgggtattatttttaaaacccaaacccgattataactacTCAAATCCGTCCTATTAGGGTTCGGTCGGATCGGATACCCGAAAAAATCCGATCCGTTTACATAGCTACTCTAACCTAATTCCTAAACCAAATTATCCGAATAGTAACCCATTCCCGATtgctcttttcccttccctccTCTGCCTTGCCTAAATCCCTAAACCAAAGTCTAAACCTAATCAATTCTTCATTTTTATTCAATATCAATCCCTTGTTTTCCTCCCCTTCTCTTTATCGAATCTGCTTTTCCCTGTCCCGACCTACCTGCCGTCGGCCATCTGCTCTCCCCATCGGCTGCCATCTTGCATCGCGAACGGTATTAACGACACCCTACTGCCACCTTGTGTCGATTTTCTACTGCTCTAATCTACCCATTGGTTTCCTCTGCTGTGTGGCTGAGTCTTTGAGGTATTTTACCTTGAATCTGTTAATTAGTTTTGTTTTAAGTTGAAGCAGTTTGTTACCTTTTTTTAttgtgaatatatatttttttgtgcTTGCAGTGCAGGTGTATCagtattttttaactttaatcaTTAATCTCCACTCCTGGTGAGCCTTTGAGATATGCTGGGTTTATATATTGTTAGTGAGATATCCTTTAAGTTATGCAAACTCACAGTCCTTTCCCTAATATGAACCCAAATCCTGCTAGAGAAAAAACCACTATAATTAATTCTCTGTGCCTCCCccgattttatgcatgttgtccACTCCAgttgttttgtttttcctttgCAGTTTCTTTTGTTCAGTGTTTCTTTTTGCTTGTAGGTACAATTGAAATTTTTGAGAATGCTAAGAACGGTCCCTGAAATTTCCTTACAGTGTATCCCAACTATTTTGGGATTAAAACTAATTTAGATTTGAATTGAACAGTtaagctatatatatatatatatatatatatatgtacatatatatatatatatatatatgtacatatatatatatatatatatatatatatgtacatatatatatatatatatatgtacatatatatatatatatatatatgtacatatatatatatatatatatatatgtatatatatatatatatatgtacatatatatatatatatatatatatatatatatgtatatatatatatatatgtgttggCTTTGTGATTAAAATATCTATATTGAATTTGCTGCCATTGTGTCCTTCAATTTTTCAATATGTTGGATTTGCTGCCATTGTGTCCTTCAATTTTTCAATATGTTGATTTGAATTGGCATTTGATTGATCAAATAAGTTTAGTCGGAGCTTTGGTTTGGGTATTTGGAAGTTGGCATTGCTTTTTTTGAGGACCTTGCCAAATTAGAAGCAAGCTCGCTACCCACAAGAACCTAAAGACTTTGGTTTAGGGATTTAGGCAAGGCAAGGCACAGCCACACTGCATTAGTTCAGCAACCCTTGTCACTAATAACAAACAATCCACTTTTCCAAGTAGGATAATCATTTATAAACAATTTAGTTTACTCAATAGAACATAGATAAGTAAAAACTCAAGCAAAGATTACAATCCAAGTATCTGTAATCTTCAGGCATATTCAAGTGAACTTTAACAAGTGTTACTATTCGGATAATTTGTCAAAGCTTTGAAAGAAATTAACTTATATAAAAACACAAATTcagattaatttgattaatagcATTTGTATAGTAAAtgattagagaaaaaaaaacttatttattggacttaaatataatatttacaaattattaacttagacttatttaatatttaatattaattggaCTTAAAAAAACTTAGCATTGGGCTCTAgatttttttgaaggttttcagCCTTTCCCTAGCAGTAAGGTGCACATGCTGCCCAGCAATGCACTTGCAGCCAATGGACGATGCACAACAGCACGTGCTGCAAGTGCAGTCTGAGCTACTGTTTTGCACAACAACACTTGACTGGTTGACtgtaattaaaatcataatcaaaattatctcaatttactTTAATTCCTCCTCccatttttatgaatttaatttatatatttttactacATATATCTTGTGTAGGAAAATGAATGCCAATCGATAGTGGATGTATAATAGGCTCAAGGATGGGTTGTTGAATACTGATTTTTTAAATGGTTTAGAAGAGTTCATACAATTTGCTTCAACTCATCCTGAATGTATGGATGGTATGAATATAAGATGTCCTTGTAGTATGAGAAGGTGTTCGAATCGGAGGTTCCTCTGTGTGGACGATGTACGTTATCATCTGATGAAAAATGGTTTCGTCCCTAATTACTATAGGTGGACAGCACATGGTGAATGTTGGGATGATCAAGGAACCTCTAGTGTTATATTGTCTGAAACTATCATGGAAAATGATTTTCAAACTGGGGCCAATGGCCGATACCATGAAATGGTACTTGAAGGGTTTGGTTTACCGCCTCAAATTGAATTCATGGAGGAGGCACCTAATGCCGAGGCACAAAGGTTGTATGAAATGTTACAAGCAGCAAGTGAAGAGTTATGGCCAGGATGCAATAAGCACACAAAACTGTCTGCTGTGGCACGTTTGATGAACATGAAATCGGAGCATCATTTCCCTGTAAAATGTTTTGATCAGATTGtcgagtttttgaaagaagttCTACCCGAAGATAATGTGCTTCCTGATAATTTTTACAAAACGAAAAAGTTAATTGAGGGTTTGGGTCTACCAGTGGAAAAGATTGATTGTTGCAGAAATAATTGCATGATATATTGGTCTGGTGACGCTGAGTTACAAGAATGCAAGTTTTGCCAGCTTCCTAGATATAAACGCACGGTAAACAGCTTGACAAAGCAAGTTGTTCATAAGCCATATAAGAAGATGTATTACTTTCCTCTCACTCCAAGGTTACAACGGCTTTATGCATCAGACGCAACAGCACCCCATATGAGATGGCATGCTGAACATGAATATGAGGAAGGGGTCATGCATCATCCATCTGATTCTCCCGCATGGAAACACTTCAATGCATGTTATCCATCATTTGGATCAGAGATAAGGAATGTGATGCTTGGATTGTCTACTGACGGATTCCAACCATTTGGACAATCTGGCCAACAGTACTCATCTTGGCCCATCATTCTGACACCATATAATCTTCCGCCATGGCTGTGTATGAAGTCAGAATATATGTTTCTCACTGTTATAGTTCCGGGCCCAAATAatcctaaatttaaaattgatatattcTTACAACCCTTAATCGAAGAACTAAAACAATTATGGAACATGGGGGTGTAAGTTTATGTAAAATTTGTTGATAAACGAGCTGAAATTATTTATGTAAGTTTCTATATAAACAAGTTGACTTTCTAAGTAATATCTTGCAAATATGATTTTGATGTCTATGTGATTTATTTttagttgtgtgattgattttgagttgttgatTGATATTGAATTGTGTTATTGATTTTCAATTGCAAGTATGATTATGATATGTAGGTGATTCTCACAAGGAAATTGTATATGATTCTCAGTTGttgattgattttcagttgtgtgattgattttcaaTTGCAATTATGATTCTGATATGTAGGTGATTCTCACAAAgaaattgtttatgattctcagttgtgtgattgattttgagttgttgattgattttgagttgtgtgattgattttcagttgcaagtatgattCTGAAATCTAGGTGATTATCACTTGgaaattgtttatgattctcagttgtgtgattgattttgagttgttgattgattttgagttgtgtgattgattttgagttgttgattgattttgagttatgtgattgattttcagttgcaaATATGATTCTGATATTTAGGTGATTATTCGAAGAaaattgtttatgattctcagttgtgtgattgtttttgagttgttgattgattttgagttgttgactgattttgagttgtgtgattgattttcagttgcaagtatgattatgatatctaggtgattctcacaaggaaattgtttatgattctcagttgtgtgattgattttgagttgttttattgattttcagttgcaagtatgattCTGATATCTAGGTGATTCTAAGTTGTGTGATTCATTTTTCTATTATCATATCTTGCAAGTATTGTAAATGTGATATCTTGCAGGTATTATAATTGTCATATCTTGTAGGTATTAGCATTTTTCCTTACTTTAGTATTCAAATTGAACTGTTATTCTGTGATTTTCTAGGAAAATTATTTGAAGCTAAAAGAACAACATTCAAGCCAGAATGTGGGATCAGATCCTGTGGAAGGAGATGGAGGAACTATTAATGAGGATCAATTGTTCATTACTGCAGCAGGAGGATGGCAAGGAAGTCGAGTTTATGGTTTAGGTAGTGCTGCCTCTTCTGCCTTCTCTCAAACAGGAACTGTGGGAAAAACAACAAATGTTCCATCATCCCAATCACCAGAATGGAAGAAGGAAATTGAAGCAAAGTTTGAAGAGAAGTATAATAGTTTGCAGAAACTTGTACTAGACCAAAATCAGATAATAGCTCAAATGCGTGATGAACTACAGGCAAGGAGGATGGGACAGCAGTCTTCCTCATTGATGCCATCAACATCTGATATGCCTCCAGCTCAAAGATCCCCTGGTGATTCACATATAGATTAGCATGATATCATTTCTCACTgactttaataatatattttatgatatgaatttgatactatttggattaattatgtattttgagatattttaaatttcatagtCTTGAACTATAGTAATGTTTTGGATTTTTAGATTGCAT is a window from the Manihot esculenta cultivar AM560-2 chromosome 16, M.esculenta_v8, whole genome shotgun sequence genome containing:
- the LOC122722101 gene encoding uncharacterized protein LOC122722101, with translation MVLEGFGLPPQIEFMEEAPNAEAQRLYEMLQAASEELWPGCNKHTKLSAVARLMNMKSEHHFPVKCFDQIVEFLKEVLPEDNVLPDNFYKTKKLIEGLGLPVEKIDCCRNNCMIYWSGDAELQECKFCQLPRYKRTENYLKLKEQHSSQNVGSDPVEGDGGTINEDQLFITAAGGWQGSRVYGLGSAASSAFSQTGTVGKTTNVPSSQSPEWKKEIEAKFEEKYNSLQKLVLDQNQIIAQMRDELQARRMGQQSSSLMPSTSDMPPAQRSPGDSHID